The region cgctcaacccttcccgtaatgcagccggcccatcctcccaacgtcgtcgacgaagaaggcctgcgaccaacgacgacattatggatgctattgatggcatgcaggcacagaatgcagagatgatgcagatgatgcgtcaaatgcaacagcaacaggatgctcggaatgccataaccgaccagcggtttactgaattgtttagcaggttcgacaacttagacatacgtcaaagatcaccaggtccaagaaccagaggcggtAGGCAGCCTTAGTTATATTTcctttttcttttcatttccattttgtatttctttcccttaaaacattgaggacaatgtttagtttaagtatgggggggaaacaatattcttcctattacctttttttcaagtatgttattttcccttttcattgttatttccctttcttattatgaaaaaaaaaaaaaaaaaaattattataatatatatttattttaagtcaagtccgaatgtgaaaaattcttattatctattcccctcaattttcttgagccataacaaaaattttttttaacacacccaataagtataaaggttgcttacttaaaaaaatttgagtgaaatcaaaacaaaatcattaccataacaacgctctgagaacctcaatatgttagatcaagataagtacctattataccgattccttgaacttttagttctatggcaaccccaagtagtttatacagaagtcagcaccatcttaatagcaaactacgtggagagccgatgaatataagtgaatgatccccaaagtaacctaagatatataaatatatcaagaaatgcactaattaaattaggtgatccttaccagatcatttaatctaaaggttgcagatcatgcaaaagcacaatacgaaagacccattatgagttggttcagtaggaatctggtactgaactcggtagggcggactacggttcgatcccccgcaatttgcaatggactgaataatgaagttatccgacttatgtaccagaacttctagctaaaagcggatcataatcactaaccggttactccactatgtgcgcgaaaagataaagggcttaatgtgatttcgctagaatgaaagcgggtgaaataagactaaaggaaccaggatagctatcacaaggtacttgaactgattggcataaagtagggttatctaagttgtaacggtagttgttgatgtcaagattaaactcgagtcctcctaaacaaaaatccatttgcaacctagtacgaattgatgtgtgctttgaaatttcatctggctaaaacttttaacaagttctatactgaattttgcttgaggacaagcaaagatttaagtatgggggagtttgataacatgaaattatatcacatttgaagacttaattcaattagattatattatcatttactttaatttatcccattttatcagatattatgcagtatttcttttctatttacatcaggtacccattttgaagcaaaagtgaaaaagggaagaaaaggaggtgtagaaaggagtaaaaaggaaacaaatatcaaagaccaagcccagcccaaaagaaagcgcacgttgtgcctgtgacgggcgttacaagggttgtgacgagcgtcacactagaagcatccctgtgacgagcgtcacacatggtgtgacgagcgtcacaccattccactagctttttggcgcaagtcacgctctcagaagaattgaagaagaacgttgagagagttcgtgtcctatgcccacgccgtgtatttagccatgctgaagactcgtgggaaacggaaggcagttaccaaggctattataaatagccatctcacaaaCCTAAAAAAGACtcagtttttgcacgctcagtttgccgaagctctgccaattttcttttcacgcctttgcttatttttcttcctttccagcaacttagcattgtttattttatttatttcttttgcaagctttacattcttttttcccttgcaaatttacctttccagttttagcttttagatatttttcgcataatagtttctacaccggaaactattgtgcaactttataccggatttaaccttacgttatattccagttttatttccttgatttaatttactgtctaattgaagaatccaagaacaaatcctaccggcttgtggtggagtgttcaagaccattgtattacgcattcaggttctttaattgttatttaatttttaatgttttattctattgtttattcatattgcctgcctggaatgagtctgtttatgcatgatataaattcttatttatttagcatgtctggctaatttgcctaggtatcggtatgtaaagtaagcagaataagggatcaagactgagtcggtctatttaaacttaaaatcaaaatcaatctttttacggtttcaacttacaggtttaataacaagattttttacaaaagtaaaagacataaagaagttaaaatcaatagagcgagagtttgagattttaactggacagtgtaagttaggcattaattctagatcagggcgagagcaagttttagagttaattaaattctgaccttttccaaaaagtatttttaaagattggatgtgaggacgagagttaagcatttgaatttaattatataacctaagtcaacagagcgagagtttgagataagggtgtttaaaacggtcagtattttcttaaaaagagtttctgcaactttattgttttcaaaatatggtttttgacttaattataagtgacagcaacattaatataagatcatggtttattcaacagagcgagagtttgagatagaacctttaaccaatgAAGTTAACCGtaacgattcattttaaaaccaagaaaccgacaaagacttgattccctagttttgacgaactacataccgatatccgttttattgatatttaatctagatattagtttagctcttagtttttccccaaacaatcaaacattttcaccttagatttacgtagtaaccttagataacggtatatcgattcataagtccctgtgggatcgatatcttttaaaactacgcgatagaactgtgcacttgcagtttgtatcccattctcgactcacccagtcgagcgatcaattgcaggtgctgttactgcatgccaagctgtgtggattctgaatctattgcaggatctgaagattaaagtaaacaaacctctgaagctgatgattgacaacaagtctgcaatcaatcttgccagaaacccagtgttgcacgggagaagcaagcacattgagaccaaatatcattttctgagacatcaagttcagaggggagtgttagaagttgtacactgcagcactcagaagcagttggcagatgttctgacgaaagctatcaagactgatcaatttctcagattaagggatggaattggtgttacaagttttgatggaatatgaattaagggatggtattagatttaattattagatttaattcatatttaagtttgttagatattagatttaaatattagatttgattcatatttaagtttgttagatattagatttgattcaaatttaagtttgttagaggcttataaatagggtgtcaatcattgtaacttttaatcctttttgtagccatcattctctgaataagaatatttccattcatcatatattctacctttgcaccaacaattttaaactttatttaagaataattttaccaaattaaagaattataataaaataagttaaaataattcaaacaaaaattaaaataatagaatataataactaaaataaagttcaaataattaagatagaataccaaaaataaTTAATATAACATACTCCATAAACAACAAAAAACCGAATTTGAGTTAAACTACGATAGAAAAAAGGCTTACCCGACAACTACAAACAATATTGACTTGAACGACTATCAATATTGAGTTGAATATCGTGACTATGTTTATAAGAGAAGACATGATGATGATGGAGTATGGTTGAAAGAGAAACTATAATGGAGTGACAAAATTTAGAAGTTTGTATGGTTGTAAAAAAAATGGAATTCTTTTTCGTGATTAGGAAATGTATGTTAAGTTTTGATATTGACatgttaattttttttaataaaaaggttaatttgatgcaattttttgAACCGGAGGGTTCACAGTACCGGCCCCGGTTCTTTAGTTCGAATGATTTTGGACGGTTCAATCCGATTTATTCGGCTTTATTCAGGTTTGGACCCATTAACGATTTTGAAAGGTTAATCCAATCGGATTCATCTCCGGTTCCCAGTCCAAACAGTTGAACTGGCCGATTCGGTCCGGTTTTTAAAACATTGGTTAAAAGAATTTCACAGGTTTATATAGAAATAGTCAAGTATcaaataattaataaatatatagtaaatacatatattttttatatatgtTCATGCCACATAAAAAAATAGTTAATTTTTATAATTCTTATAACTTAGtataaatttttattatatttaagGAAATATAATTTACAATTATAATTGTTAATAGTTTGATGAACTACCTATTGAATAAGTcaagaaaaatatatttttaactTTGACAAGAAAAGCAactataaaataaaataatatggCATACTTTTCTGATacaaaataatattttattagCTAAATTACAGTTTTGATCCTCAATTTTACCCGATTCATAAAATTAATTCTAATTCAAATAAATTTGGTCTCCTATTTTAAACTCAAATTTTAGtcattttctcaatatttttcATAGAAAATCGATGAGATGTTTGTTTTTTATGTTATATTTTCATATATAATATTCAACAATATGGTTATACGATGATTTTTCGTGTTTTACAAGTAATTTATCATTTACAAAATAGAAATATCATTAATTTAAAATGCAAAAGTATGAGAGGGAGACAAAAACTGCTTAATTTAAATTAGGATGACCAaaatagtttaaatttaaaatagaGACCAATTTCATAAATCACGTAAGATATGAATCAAATAATTAAGCCTTTTTAATTTCTTGAGTGTCATGAGACATGAACTTTTAAAACTTGGACTAATTAATTTTTGATATTGGCTATTACAATTTTAATAAATTTTGGAGTATAGAATTTTTGATACATTACAACAACTCTACATTTTTGAAGAATCTAAGCTTAGACTATAGTAAATAAAAAATTAGtcaaaatattatttttatgttCTCAATCATATCATAACACTTAAATAAAATTTTGCAATTGTATTTATCTCGAGATTATCCATTTATTGTAATACAGTTTTACATTTAAAATAAAGCTAAACATTTTTATTCTAGGTGGAACAATAGTATGTGCAAACACATTTATAAGTAGGAGGATTTCCAACGGTAGCAACGCATGCTCCATGACCCTTATATGTATTTAAACACCATTCTTTGCAAGCTGTCGGGAGGCATTGACCATCACGAGTGATGACACATTCTTTTGACCATATGTTTCTAGCATTTGTCATTGCTATAcctgtaaaaaaaacaaaaataaaaaaattaaggTTGAGAAATATCAATATCAAATTCTAAAGTGAACTTATATATATTCTTTTAAAAACATACAATAATTTTCTGAAAAAGGTTTGGTTAAAACTTTGGATATGAGATAACATCTAAAATCATGAATACTATTTGTTAAAAAAATATAGTCATAAATGCTTGACTAAAACAATATTATTATCCAACACATTTATATAGAATGCATCATACCTGAAATAAAGAAGACAATGACGATAATTGTCATGAAAGAAGACTTAGCCATCTCAAATATAGCTTGAATATCAAAAGCAAAATAAGGTTCATTCTTGTTAAAAGGACTTCATAGGTTTATATAGAAATCATCAAATAtcaaataatttataaatatgtAGTAAATACATATATTTTTTATGTATGTTCATGCCActtaaaaaataattattttttataattcTTATAACTGAGTATAAAGTTTTATTATATTTAAGGAAATATGATTTACAATTCTAGTTTGGTAGTTGTTAAATGATGTACCTATTAAATAAGTCAAGAAAAATGTATTTTTAACTTTTACAAGACAAGCAATTCTAAATTAAAATAATATGGCACACTTATCTGATACAAAATAATATTTTATGGGCTAAATTACAATTTTGATCCTCAATTTTACTTGATTCATGAAATTAATTCTAATTCAAACAATTTTGGTCTCCTATTTTGAATTCAAACAGTTTTAGTCATTTTCTCACATTTTTTGATAGTAAATCGATGAGATGTTTGTTTTTTAAGTTATACGTTCATATATAATGTTCAACAATATGGTTATACGGTGATTTGACGTGTTTTACAAGTAatttatcatttaaaaaaaatagaattaTCGATAATTTTAAATGCAAAAGTATGAGAGGGAGACCAAAACTGTTTAATTTAAATTAGGATGACCAaaatagtttaaatttaaaatagaGAGACCAATTTCATAAACCAGATAATATAGGAATCAAATAGTTAGGCATGCTTAATTTCGAACTTTTAAAACTTGGAGTAATTAATTTTTGATATTGGCTAttataattttaataaatttttgagTATATTATTATTGATTTATTTTTGATACATTACAACAACTCTACTTTTTTGAAGAATCGAATCTTAGACTATAGTAAATTAAAAATTAGtcaaaatattatttttatgttCTCAATCATAACAAAAAACTTAAATAAAATTTTGCAATTTTAATTATCTTGAATTTATCCATTTAATTTAATACAATTTTACATTTAAAATAAAGCTTAGTATTTTTATTCTAGGCGGAACAATAGTATGTGCAAACACATTTATAAGTAGGAGGATTTTCAATGGTAACAACGCATGCTCCATGACCCTTATATGTATTTAAACACCATTCTTTGCAAGCTATAGGAAGGCATCGACCATCACGAGTGATGACACATTCTTTTGACAATATGTTTCTAGCACTTGTCATTGCTATAACtctaaaaaattaaaattaaaattaaaaaattaagTGACAAAGATATACATATCAAACTCTAAAGTGTATTTATACATATTCTTTtaaaaacttataatatttttGTGAAAAATGTTTGGTTAAAAATTTGGGTATGAGATATCATCTAAAATCATGAATACTATTTGTTAAAAAAATATAGTTATAAATACATGACTAAAAGAATATTATTATCCAACATATGAGAATTCATCATTTATATAGAATTCAACATACCTGAAATAAAGAAGACAATGACGATAATTAACATGAAAGAAAACATAGCCATCTCAATTGTATCTTTAATATCAAAAGCAAAATAAGGTTCATTCTTGTTAAAAGCAATGTTTTAAAAATCAAACTGGAAATGAAACCGGTGGAACTTGCGGTTTAAGGTTTAATTTGTTCAACCGGTTAAATCTACGGTCCTACGTTTATTAAACAAACTATTAATGTGAAACTAAACTTCATACATATCTCACACATAATCATACGTTCACAACTTAATACAGTAAATATTTCAAAAATCTATTCTAAAGTTTGTACAACAATATCAATAATACATATAATAAGATAACATAGTTCTCCACTTCATTTTAAACTTTATTTAAGAATAATTTTACCAAATTAAAGAATTAtaataaaataagttaaaataattcaaacaaaaattaaaataatagaatataataactaaaataaagttcaaataattaagatagaataccaaaaataaataatataacATACTCCATAAACAACAAAAAATGAATTTGAGTGAAACTACGACAGAAAAAAGGCTTACCCgacaacaacaaacaatattgaCTTGAACGACAATCAATATTGAGTTGAATATCGTGACTATGTTTATAAGAGACGACATGATGATGATGGAGTGTGGTTGAAAGAGAAACTATAATGGAGTGACAAAATTTAGAAGTTTTTATGGTTGTAAAAAAAATGGAATTCTTTTTCGTGATTAGGAAATGTATGTTAAGTTTTGATATTGACATGttaatttttttaacaaaaaggttaatttgatgcaattttttgAACTGGGAGGGTTCACAGTACCGGCCCCGGTTCTTTAGTTCGAATGATTTTGGACGGTTCAATCCGATTTATTCGGCTTTATTCAGGTTTGGACCCATTAACGATTTTGAAAGGTTAATCCAATCGGATTCATCTCCGGTTCCCGGTCCAAACAGTTGAACTGGCCGATTCGGTCCGGTTTTTAAAACATTGGTTAAAAGAATTTCACAGGTTTATATAGAAATAGTCAAGTATcaaataattaataaatatatagtaaatacatatattttttatatatgtTCATGCCACATAAAAAAATAGTTAATTTTTATAATTCTTATAACTTAGtataaatttttattatatttaagGAAATATAATTTACAATTATAATTGTTAATAGTTTGATGAACTACCTATTGAATAAGTcaagaaaaatatatttttaactTTGACAAGAAAAGCAactataaaataaaataatatggCATACTTTTCTGATacaaaataatattttattagCTAAATTACAGTTTTGATACTCAATTTTACCTGATTCATAAAATTAATTCTCATTCAAATAAATTTGGTCTCCTATTTTAAACTCAAATTTTAGtcattttctcaatatttttcATAGAAAATCGATGAGATGTTTGTTTTTTATGTTATATTTTCATATATAATATTCAACAATATGGTTATACGATGATTTTTCGTGTTTTACAAGTAATTTATCATTTACAAAATAGAAATATCATTAATTTAAAATGCAAAAGTATGAGAGGGAGACAAAAACTGCTTAATTTAAATTAGGATGATCAaaatagtttaaatttaaaatagaGACCAATTTCATAAATCACGTAAGATATGAATCAAATAATTAAGCCTTTTTAATTTCTTGAGTGTCATGAGACATGAACTTTTAAAACTTGGACTAATTAATTTTTGATATTGGCTATTACAATTTTAATAAATTTTGGAGTATAGAATTTTTGATACATTACAACAACTCTACATTTTTGAAGAATCTAAGCTTAGACTATAGTAAATAAAAAATTAGtcaaaatattatttttatgttCTCAATCATATCATAACACTTAAATAAAATTTTGCAATTGTATTTATCTCGAGATTATCCATTTATTGTAATACAGTTTTACATTTAAAATAAAGCTAAACATTTTTATTCTAGGTGGAACAATAGTATGTGCAAACACATTTATAAGTAGGAGGATTTCCAACGGTAGCAACGCATGCTCCATGACCCTTATATGTATTTAAACACCATTCTTTGCAAGCTGTCGGGAGGCATTGACCATCACGAGTGATGACACATTCTTTTGACCATATGTTTCTAGCATTTGTCATTGCTATActtgtaaaaaaaacaaaaataaaaaaattaaggTTGAGAAATATCAATATCAAATTCTAAAGTGAACTTATATATATTCTTTTAAAAACATACAATATTTTTCTGAAAAAGGTTTGGTTAAAACTTTGGATATGAGATAACATCTAAAATCATGAATACTATTTGTTAAAAAAATATAGTCATAAATGCTTGACTAAAACAATATTATTATCCAACACATTTATATAGAATTCATCATACCTGAAATAAAGAAGACAATGACGATAATTGTCATGAAAGAAAACTTAGCCATCTCAAATATAGCTTGAATATCAAAAGCAAAATAAGGTTCATTCTTGTTAAAAGCACTTCATAGGTTTATATAGAAATCATCAAATAtcaaataatttataaatatgtAGTAAATACATATATTTTTTATGTATGTTCATGCCActtaaaaaataattaatttttataattCTTATAACTGAGtataaatttttattatatttaagGAAATATGATTTACAATTCTAGTTTGGTAGTTGTTAAATGATGTACCTATTAAATAAGTCAAGAAAAATGTATTTTTAACTTTTACAAGACAAGCAATTCTAAATTAAAATAATATGGCACACTTATCTGATACAAAATAATATTTTATGGGCTAAATTACAAATTTGATCCTCAATTTTACTTGATTCATGAAATTAATTCTAATTCAAACAATTTTGGTCTCCTATTTTGAATTCAAACAGTTTTAGtcattttttcacattttttgaTAGTAAATCGATGAGATGTTTGTTTTTTAAGTTGTACGTTCATATATAATGTTCAACAATATGGTTATACGGTGATTTGACGTGTTTTACAAGTAatttatcatttaaaaaaaatagaattaTCGATAATTTTAAATGCAAAAGTATGAGAGGAAGACCAAAACTGCTTAATTTAAATTAGGATGACCAaaatagtttaaatttaaaatagaGAGACCAATTTCATAAACCAGATAATATAGGAATCAAATAGTTAAGCATGCTTAATTTCGAACTTTTAAAACTTGGAGTAATTAATTTTTGATATTGGCTAttataattttaataaatttttgagTATATTATTATTGATTTATTTTTGATACATTACAACAACTCTACTTTTTTGAAGAATCGAATCTTAGACTATAGTAAATAAAAAATTAGTCAAAATATTAATTTTATGTTCTCAATCATAACAAAACACTTAAATAAAATTTTGCAATTTTAATTATCTTGAATTTATCCATTTAATTTAATACAATTTTACATTTAAAATAAAACTTAATATTTTTATTCTAGGCGGAACAATAGTATGTGCAAACACATTTATAAGTAGGAGGATTTTCAATGGTAACAACGCATGCTCCATGACCCTTATATGTATTTAAACACCATTCTTTGAAAGCTGTAGGGAGGCATTGACCATCACGAGTGATGACACATTCTTTTGACAATATGTTTCTAGCACTTGTCATTGCTATAACtctaaaaaattaaaattaaaattaaaaaattaagTGACAAAGATATACATATCAAACTCTAAAGTGTATTTATACATATTCTTTtaaaaacttataatatttttGTGAAAAATGTTTGGTTAAAAATTTGGGTATGAGATATCATCTAAAATCATGAATACTATTTGTTAAAAAAATATAGTTATAAATACATGACTAAAAGAATATTATTATCCAACATATGAGAATTCATCATTTATATAGAATTTAACATACCTGAAATAAAGAAGACAATGACGATAATTAACATGAAAGAAAACATAGCCATCTCAATTGTATCTTTAATATCAAAAGCAAAATAAGGTTCATTCTTGTTAAAAGCAATGTTTTAAAAATCAAACTGGAAATCAAACCGGTGGAACTTGCGGTTTAAGGTTTAATTTGTTCAACCGGTTAAATCTACGGTCCTACGTTTATTAAACAAACTATTAATGTGAAACTAAACTTCATACATATCTCACACATAATCATACGTTCACAACTTAATACAGTAAATATTTCAAAAATCTATTCTAAAGTTTGTACAACAATATCAATAATACATATAATAAGATAACATAGTTCTCCACTTCATTTTAAACTTTATTTAAGAATAATTTTACCAAATTAAAGAATTAtaataaaataagttaaaataattcaaacaaaaattaaaataatagaatataataactaaaataaagttcaaataattaagatagaataccaaaaataaataatataacATACTCCATAAACAACAAAAAATGAATTTGAGTGAAACTACGACAGAAAAAAGGCTTACCCGACAACAACAAAAAATATTGACTTGAACGACAATCAATATTGAGTTGAATATCGTGACTATGTTTATAAGAGACGACATGATGATGATGGAGTGTGGTTGAAAGAGAAACTATAATGGAGTGACAAAATTTAGAAGTTTTTATGGTTGTAAAAAAAATGGAATTCTTTTTCGTGATTAGGAAATGTATGTTAAGTTTTGATATTGACatgttaattttttttaacaaaaaggttaatttgatgcaattttttgAACTGGGAGGGTTCACAGTACCGGCCCCGGTTCTTTAGTTCGAATGATTTTGGACGGTTCAATCCGATTTATTCGGCTTTATTCAGGTTTGGACCCATTAACGATTTTGAAAGGTTAATCCAATCGGATTCATCTCCGGTTCCCGGTCCAAACAGTTGAACTGGCCGATTCGGTCCGGTTTTTAAAACATTGGTTAAAAGAATTTCACAGGTTTATATAGAAATAGTCAAGTATcaaataattaataaatatatagtaaatacatatattttttatatatgtTCATGCCACATAAAAAATAGTTAATTTTTATAATTCTTATAACTTAGtataaatttttattatatttaagGAAATATAATTTACAATTATAATTGTTAATAGTTTGATGAACTACCTATTGAATAAGTcaagaaaaatatatttttaactTTGACAAGAAAAGCAActataaataaaataatatggCATACTTTTCTAATacaaaataatattttattagCTAAATTACAGTTTTGATACTCAATTTTACCTGATTCATAAAATTAATTCTCATTCAAATAAATTTGGTCTCCTATTTTAAACTCAAATTTTAGtcattttctcaatatttttcATAGAAAATCGATGAGATGTTTGTTTTTTATGTTATATTTTCATATATAATATTCAACAATATGGTTATACGATGATTTTTCGTGTTTTACAAGTAATTTATCATTTACAAAATAGAAATATCATTAATTTAAAATGCAAAAGTATGAGAGGGAGACAAAAACTGCTTAATTTAAATTAGGAAGATCAaaatagtttaaatttaaaatagaGACCAATTTCATAAATCACGTAAGATATGAATCAAATAATTAAGCCTTTTTAATTTCTTGAGTGTCATGAGACATGAACTTTTAAAACTTGGACTAATTAATTTTTGA is a window of Lathyrus oleraceus cultivar Zhongwan6 chromosome 6, CAAS_Psat_ZW6_1.0, whole genome shotgun sequence DNA encoding:
- the LOC127097314 gene encoding defensin-like protein 156 isoform X1; translation: MAKFSFMTIIVIVFFISGIAMTNARNIWSKECVITRDGQCLPTACKEWCLNTYKGHGACVATVGNPPTYKCVCTYYCST
- the LOC127097314 gene encoding defensin-like protein 156 isoform X2, translated to MAKSSFMTIIVIVFFISGIAMTNARNIWSKECVITRDGQCLPTACKEWCLNTYKGHGACVATVGNPPTYKCVCTYYCST